AATATGAAAGACCAGTGCTTCCCGCATATTACTCTCTGCTTCAGCAGGTGTTCTTCCGGTTGAAACACATCCCAAAACGTCCGGAGAATATGCAGAATAGTTCGTGCCCGCTTCTTCAATAACTATCAAAAAATTATCCATTTCCTCAATCCCATCTTATTTTATAATTTATATTTTCTATTGACTATCTGCTTTTTGTTATCACTCAGGGAATCATATATTCGGTCCGGAAGTTTCAGCCTTATCAAGAAGGGACTGCAAATCAAGATTGACACTTGTAACAGCCCATCCCGGTTCACCGTCAAAAGGCTCTCTGACATAGAAAGGACCTTCAAAGGAATCGCCGTTAACAATCACAACCGCAAGAATGAACTTATCAGACTGATTAAGACCATACATAATCTCATTTCTTGAAACCGTAATCGTAGTCTGCCCCTTTGCCCGTCCCTTAACCTCAATATGTCTGGTCATCGAAGGCCCGCCATCCGGAGAAGGTAAAACAGACGTAACATCCCATCCGCACTTCTCAGCCGAAACATCGGTAACAATATGCCCGAAAGACTCC
The sequence above is a segment of the Methanoplanus limicola DSM 2279 genome. Coding sequences within it:
- a CDS encoding type II toxin-antitoxin system HicB family antitoxin, producing MDNFLIVIEEAGTNYSAYSPDVLGCVSTGRTPAEAESNMREALVFHIEGLKEDGLSVPDPSFGFDGDEA
- a CDS encoding protein NO VEIN domain-containing protein; translation: MDNYLIVIEEAGTNYSAYSPDVLGCVSTGRTPAEAESNIREALAHIKAVAMKAVMDAEESFGHIVTDVSAEKCGWDVTSVLPSPDGGPSMTRHIEVKGRAKGQTTITVSRNEIMYGLNQSDKFILAVVIVNGDSFEGPFYVREPFDGEPGWAVTSVNLDLQSLLDKAETSGPNI